In Dyadobacter sp. NIV53, a single window of DNA contains:
- the prmA gene encoding 50S ribosomal protein L11 methyltransferase produces MNYVEAEIQVESDFTEILIAELGELGFESFMETDEGLLAYIQESDFNETQLQELIARYSELTTIVTSWKSLERKNWNEEWEKSYEPIEVGDKIRVRATFHEPNPTFQYDLLIQPKMSFGTGHHETTWLVMNEQLSLPHSALSVMDVGCGTGILTILAYKLGASHLLGFDIDEWAVENTRENFTMNDLPAEAEVFQGTINEVRPELVFGGILANINRNILLAEIPKYVQHLVSGGWLVTSGFYEVDQADIERCAEENGLKKLRSNTRNQWATVVFEKL; encoded by the coding sequence ATGAATTACGTTGAGGCAGAAATACAGGTTGAATCCGATTTTACGGAAATATTAATTGCAGAGCTGGGCGAGCTGGGTTTTGAATCTTTTATGGAAACAGACGAAGGATTGCTGGCTTACATACAGGAAAGCGATTTTAATGAGACACAGTTACAGGAACTCATTGCCAGATACAGTGAACTAACAACAATAGTGACTTCCTGGAAGTCGCTGGAAAGGAAAAACTGGAATGAGGAATGGGAAAAAAGCTACGAACCCATTGAAGTTGGAGATAAAATACGTGTCCGGGCAACTTTTCACGAACCAAACCCGACTTTTCAGTACGATTTGCTGATCCAGCCGAAAATGTCATTTGGAACCGGGCATCATGAGACAACTTGGCTGGTGATGAACGAACAGCTGAGCTTACCGCATTCCGCACTTTCAGTTATGGACGTGGGCTGCGGAACGGGAATTCTGACAATTCTGGCTTATAAGCTGGGTGCTTCGCATTTACTGGGTTTTGATATTGACGAATGGGCTGTTGAAAATACCAGAGAAAATTTCACCATGAACGATCTGCCTGCGGAAGCAGAGGTCTTTCAGGGAACAATAAATGAAGTTCGGCCGGAATTGGTTTTTGGAGGAATCCTGGCAAATATTAACCGGAATATACTACTCGCAGAAATCCCCAAATATGTGCAGCATCTGGTTTCAGGCGGCTGGCTTGTAACAAGTGGGTTTTATGAGGTAGATCAGGCTGATATTGAACGTTGTGCAGAAGAAAACGGGTTAAAAAAATTAAGATCGAATACGCGTAACCAATGGGCAACCGTTGTATTTGAAAAGTTGTAA
- a CDS encoding glycogen synthase: MEPFVKTTKKNVLFEIAWEVCNQVGGIYTVIRTKVPAMVEKWEENYFLLGPYFEKKASSEFEEITDMDDSPAGRTVKRMREMGYIVHYGYWLVTGKPRVVLFDLESITKELDIIKFNLWERNRISTINVEPLVNQTLCFGELIRIFLKEYAEENAKREDISAQFHEWMASSGLPDLKRENVKIATTFTTHATMLGRYLAQNVDGFYSKLPFFDWEHEAKNYGIVTQCSVERLAALAANVLTTVSDVTARECEVFLGRMPDLVTPNGLNVVRFQAVHEFQNLHLKYKEKIHDFVLGHFFPSYSFDLDKTLYFFTSGRYEYSNKGYDLTLEALARLNWKMVQANMDTTVVMFIVTKQPYTSINPDVLESRAVLNELQETCTAIEKEVGEKLFLAAASGTDHKMPDLNNFVDEYWRLRLRRTIQTWKTDKLPAFVTHDLKEEDGITDFCKKANLINNERDRVKIVYHPDFISSTNPLFGLDYGQFVRGCHLGVFPSYYEPWGYTPLECVVRGVPTVTSDLSGFGDYIMQIMRDYENRGIYVINRKSQTYTQAADQMADILFKFVKMQRRDRIMQRNRVENISDVFDWMNLRSYYDTAHDLATKRRKA; encoded by the coding sequence TTGGAACCATTTGTCAAAACCACTAAAAAAAACGTCCTCTTTGAAATCGCATGGGAGGTTTGTAATCAAGTTGGAGGAATTTATACTGTAATAAGAACTAAGGTGCCTGCAATGGTAGAAAAGTGGGAGGAAAACTACTTTTTACTTGGTCCCTATTTTGAGAAAAAAGCATCCTCAGAATTTGAAGAAATAACGGATATGGACGATTCACCTGCGGGGCGTACGGTGAAGAGAATGAGGGAAATGGGTTATATTGTCCATTACGGCTACTGGCTGGTTACAGGTAAGCCAAGAGTTGTCCTGTTTGATCTGGAAAGTATTACCAAAGAGCTGGATATTATCAAGTTTAATTTATGGGAGCGCAACCGTATTTCTACCATTAATGTAGAGCCGCTGGTCAATCAGACACTTTGTTTTGGAGAACTTATCAGGATATTTTTAAAGGAATATGCAGAAGAAAATGCCAAACGGGAAGATATTTCTGCACAGTTTCATGAATGGATGGCCAGCAGCGGGCTTCCTGACCTGAAACGTGAAAATGTAAAAATTGCAACCACATTTACTACACATGCAACCATGCTGGGCCGTTATCTGGCACAAAATGTGGATGGTTTTTACAGTAAACTTCCATTTTTTGATTGGGAACATGAAGCTAAAAACTACGGAATAGTTACACAATGTTCTGTTGAAAGACTGGCTGCACTGGCCGCGAATGTGCTCACCACAGTAAGTGACGTTACCGCACGTGAATGCGAGGTGTTTTTAGGCCGGATGCCTGATCTGGTTACGCCAAACGGACTAAATGTTGTTCGTTTCCAGGCCGTTCATGAATTTCAGAATTTACACTTAAAGTATAAGGAAAAGATTCACGATTTTGTTCTGGGACATTTCTTTCCAAGTTATTCCTTTGATCTGGACAAAACGCTTTACTTTTTCACATCGGGGCGTTACGAATACAGCAACAAAGGCTACGATTTAACTCTGGAAGCTCTGGCCCGGTTAAACTGGAAAATGGTACAGGCCAATATGGACACGACAGTCGTGATGTTCATTGTGACCAAGCAACCCTATACCTCCATCAATCCTGACGTACTTGAGTCCAGAGCAGTTCTGAATGAATTGCAGGAAACCTGTACGGCGATTGAAAAAGAAGTAGGCGAGAAACTATTTTTGGCAGCGGCTTCCGGAACAGACCATAAAATGCCTGATCTGAATAATTTTGTTGATGAATACTGGCGCCTTCGTTTGCGCCGTACAATCCAGACCTGGAAAACCGACAAATTGCCTGCTTTTGTAACGCACGATTTGAAGGAAGAAGATGGTATTACTGATTTCTGCAAAAAAGCCAATCTGATTAACAATGAGCGTGACAGAGTAAAAATCGTTTATCACCCTGATTTTATATCTTCTACCAATCCACTATTCGGGCTTGATTACGGACAGTTTGTTCGTGGATGCCATTTGGGCGTTTTCCCGAGTTATTACGAACCATGGGGTTACACACCATTGGAATGCGTAGTACGAGGTGTTCCTACGGTTACCAGTGACTTGTCTGGTTTTGGCGATTATATTATGCAGATCATGCGGGACTATGAAAACCGCGGGATTTATGTAATTAACAGGAAGTCACAAACTTATACGCAGGCTGCGGATCAGATGGCGGATATTCTGTTCAAGTTTGTAAAAATGCAGCGCCGCGACCGTATCATGCAGCGTAACCGTGTAGAGAACATTTCTGATGTTTTTGACTGGATGAACCTGCGTTCTTATTATGATACAGCGCACGATCTGGCTACAAAAAGAAGAAAAGCATAA
- a CDS encoding glycoside hydrolase family 10 protein, translating to MCFIVRNFKFITLFLFLDIFLLESCVAQSNDIENILPPKREFRAVWIATVDNIDWPSSKIMEPNLQRDEFTNLLDFHKKVGMNAVFVQVRAAGDAFYAKSPEPWSEWLTGRQGREPYPMWDPMDFMIKETHKRGLEFHAWLNLNRLVHKSSTSVSTENISRIHPEWILSYDGYKLFNFGIPEVRNFITDMTVNVAKNYDVDGIHFDDYFYPYAVPGQIIQDEETFRKYGQGFANKADWRRNNIDLLVKQIHDALNEIKPRLKFGISPCAVWRNKATDPEGSKSFGALASYDDLFADSRKWIKEGWVDYIVPQVYFSSGFGKVPYRNLVDWWAENSYGRHCYVGIGAYRVGYKERDTNWANPKEIPNQIRYSREDETDGAIFFSSRSLKNNSLGFADSLRQDFYKYPALVPTMPWKDRIPPLSPKSLKATLLNNGLELFWEKPDSASDGDQAWYYIIYRFSPEEKPTAYDARRIIGMCYEGERFVDNTVRPGNKYVYYITAVDRLHNEGRPIGPLKVEVQDQKLLRF from the coding sequence ATGTGTTTTATAGTGAGAAATTTTAAATTTATTACGCTTTTCCTCTTTTTAGATATTTTTTTGCTTGAAAGCTGTGTCGCTCAAAGTAATGATATTGAAAATATATTGCCTCCTAAAAGGGAATTCAGAGCAGTATGGATAGCAACAGTAGATAATATAGACTGGCCCAGCAGCAAAATTATGGAGCCAAACTTACAAAGGGACGAATTTACCAACCTTCTGGATTTTCATAAAAAAGTAGGCATGAACGCAGTTTTTGTTCAGGTAAGAGCTGCTGGCGATGCATTTTACGCAAAAAGTCCTGAACCGTGGTCAGAGTGGCTTACCGGCAGGCAGGGGCGGGAACCTTATCCCATGTGGGATCCTATGGATTTCATGATAAAAGAAACACATAAGCGCGGATTGGAATTTCACGCATGGCTGAATCTGAACAGATTAGTACACAAATCCTCTACGAGTGTTTCGACAGAAAATATCAGCCGAATTCATCCTGAGTGGATTTTGAGCTATGATGGTTATAAACTTTTTAATTTTGGTATACCCGAAGTAAGGAACTTCATTACAGATATGACTGTGAATGTTGCCAAAAACTATGACGTAGATGGTATCCATTTTGATGACTATTTTTATCCTTATGCTGTTCCAGGACAAATTATCCAGGATGAGGAGACTTTCCGGAAATATGGCCAGGGATTTGCAAACAAGGCCGACTGGAGAAGAAATAATATTGATTTACTGGTAAAGCAAATCCATGATGCATTAAATGAAATAAAGCCCAGACTTAAATTCGGGATCAGTCCTTGTGCGGTCTGGCGTAATAAAGCAACCGATCCCGAAGGTTCCAAATCTTTCGGTGCACTGGCCTCGTACGATGATCTTTTTGCAGATAGCAGAAAATGGATTAAAGAAGGATGGGTGGATTATATCGTTCCCCAGGTATATTTTTCATCAGGTTTCGGAAAAGTACCTTATAGGAATCTTGTAGACTGGTGGGCCGAAAATTCCTATGGCCGGCATTGCTATGTAGGCATCGGCGCATACCGCGTTGGATATAAGGAACGTGACACAAACTGGGCCAATCCGAAAGAAATCCCTAATCAGATAAGATATTCTCGTGAGGATGAAACGGACGGAGCCATATTTTTCAGCTCAAGGTCTTTAAAAAATAACAGTCTGGGTTTTGCTGATTCACTTCGCCAGGATTTTTACAAATACCCCGCATTGGTTCCTACCATGCCCTGGAAAGACCGAATTCCTCCGCTTTCTCCAAAAAGCCTGAAAGCTACTTTACTTAATAACGGGCTTGAACTATTCTGGGAAAAACCCGATTCAGCTTCGGATGGTGACCAGGCATGGTATTACATAATTTACCGTTTTTCACCAGAAGAAAAACCAACTGCTTACGACGCCAGACGTATTATTGGTATGTGTTATGAAGGAGAACGGTTTGTAGACAATACAGTACGGCCGGGAAACAAATATGTATATTACATTACCGCTGTCGACAGGCTGCACAATGAAGGCAGGCCGATCGGGCCTTTAAAAGTAGAGGTTCAGGATCAAAAACTACTCAGGTTTTAA
- a CDS encoding NADH-quinone oxidoreductase subunit D produces MSNAIQYEYKKEYLAVSAPTKYNSENLRTEEMVLNMGPQHPSTHGVLRLEVVTDGEVVMDVIPHIGYLHRCFEKHAESMPFNQIIPYVDRMDYVASMNSEHAYVMGVERMLGIENDIPKRVEYIRVVVAELNRLASHFVALGTYALDIGAYTPFLWMMRDREQILRLLEWTCGARMLYNYIWIGGLFYDLPIGFEERCLEFVKYLKPKLTELQQLVIDNKIFIERTANVGVLPLPVAINYGCTGPMLRASGLKYDLRRVDNYSVYPEIDFEIPIGEGKMGATGDCWDRTWVRVAECWESVKIIEQSLIKLTGDHKRTRDFDPQALVPKKIRPKAMDFYVRAENPKGELGFFFRTDGRSDIPVRCKARACSFNNLSVIGEMSKGALLADLVAIIGSIDVVMGEVDR; encoded by the coding sequence ATGAGTAACGCGATTCAATACGAGTATAAAAAGGAATATCTGGCGGTTTCGGCACCTACCAAATACAACTCCGAAAATCTTCGTACAGAAGAAATGGTACTCAATATGGGGCCGCAACATCCATCGACACATGGTGTTCTGCGACTGGAAGTGGTTACGGACGGAGAAGTGGTAATGGACGTAATTCCTCATATCGGATATTTGCACCGATGCTTTGAAAAGCACGCCGAATCCATGCCATTTAACCAGATTATTCCTTACGTAGACCGAATGGATTACGTTGCTTCCATGAATTCCGAACATGCGTATGTAATGGGAGTTGAGCGTATGCTGGGAATTGAAAACGATATTCCGAAACGGGTTGAATATATACGGGTAGTCGTTGCAGAACTGAACCGCCTTGCATCGCACTTTGTGGCTTTGGGTACTTATGCGCTTGATATTGGTGCTTATACGCCGTTTTTATGGATGATGCGTGACCGCGAGCAGATTTTACGGTTACTGGAATGGACATGTGGCGCAAGAATGCTCTATAATTATATCTGGATAGGAGGGCTATTTTATGATCTGCCAATCGGATTTGAAGAGAGGTGCCTGGAATTTGTTAAATATCTTAAACCTAAATTAACAGAGTTACAACAACTCGTCATTGATAACAAAATATTTATTGAACGAACTGCCAATGTGGGTGTATTGCCTTTGCCGGTTGCCATTAATTATGGTTGTACCGGCCCCATGTTAAGGGCATCAGGTTTAAAGTATGATTTAAGGCGTGTGGATAATTATTCTGTTTATCCTGAAATTGATTTTGAAATTCCAATCGGTGAAGGAAAAATGGGAGCAACCGGCGATTGCTGGGACAGAACATGGGTCCGGGTTGCTGAGTGTTGGGAATCAGTCAAAATTATTGAACAAAGCCTGATTAAACTGACCGGAGATCATAAAAGAACACGTGATTTTGATCCGCAGGCTTTGGTTCCTAAAAAAATCCGCCCAAAAGCAATGGATTTTTATGTCCGGGCAGAAAATCCTAAGGGAGAACTTGGCTTCTTTTTCAGGACGGATGGAAGATCTGATATTCCGGTAAGATGCAAGGCAAGAGCTTGTTCATTCAATAATCTTTCGGTCATTGGTGAAATGTCCAAAGGTGCGTTACTGGCGGATCTGGTTGCTATAATTGGATCTATTGATGTAGTAATGGGAGAAGTGGACAGATAA
- a CDS encoding aspartate-semialdehyde dehydrogenase, with amino-acid sequence MKIAVVGATGLVGGEILKVLEERNFPVTELLAVASERSVGKEVTFKGKQITVIGFEDAIAAKPEIAIFSAGGGTSLELAPRFAEAGITVIDNSSAWRMDPTKKLVVPEINAKTLTKEDKIIANPNCSTIQMVVVLNPLHEKYKIKRVVVSTYQSVTGTGKAAVDQLFSERAGDHSRGKVYPHQIDLNVLPHIDSFLDNGYTKEEMKMTNETKKIMGDDSIAVTATTVRIPTIGGHSEAVNVEFENEFDLEEVRKILSEAEGIIIQDDPKNFLYPMPLTAHGKDETFVGRIRRDESQPKTLNLWIVADNLRKGAATNTVQIAEFLMKHDLVGVTQEA; translated from the coding sequence ATGAAAATTGCAGTGGTAGGCGCTACCGGTCTGGTAGGCGGCGAAATCCTCAAAGTGCTCGAAGAGCGTAATTTCCCGGTGACGGAACTATTGGCCGTTGCATCAGAAAGATCTGTTGGTAAGGAAGTTACATTTAAGGGTAAACAGATAACGGTGATCGGATTTGAGGACGCCATAGCAGCCAAGCCTGAGATTGCCATATTTTCGGCCGGTGGCGGAACTTCTCTTGAACTGGCTCCGAGATTTGCAGAAGCTGGCATTACAGTTATTGACAATTCTTCTGCATGGCGTATGGATCCTACCAAAAAGCTGGTAGTTCCTGAAATTAATGCCAAAACATTAACGAAAGAAGATAAGATCATTGCAAATCCTAACTGTTCAACCATTCAGATGGTTGTGGTTTTAAATCCTTTGCATGAAAAATATAAAATTAAGCGGGTTGTTGTTTCTACGTACCAGTCAGTGACGGGTACTGGCAAAGCGGCGGTGGATCAATTGTTTTCAGAAAGAGCAGGCGATCATAGCAGAGGAAAAGTGTATCCGCATCAGATTGATCTTAATGTGTTGCCGCATATTGATTCATTTCTCGACAATGGTTATACCAAAGAAGAAATGAAAATGACGAACGAAACGAAAAAGATCATGGGTGACGACAGCATTGCTGTAACTGCCACTACTGTTCGTATTCCTACTATTGGCGGTCATTCGGAAGCGGTTAATGTAGAATTTGAAAATGAATTTGACCTGGAAGAAGTAAGGAAAATTTTGAGTGAAGCGGAAGGAATTATTATTCAGGACGATCCTAAAAACTTTCTTTATCCAATGCCATTGACAGCGCACGGAAAAGACGAAACTTTTGTAGGCCGTATCCGCAGAGATGAATCTCAGCCTAAAACATTAAATTTATGGATTGTAGCAGATAATCTTCGTAAAGGAGCCGCTACAAACACAGTTCAGATCGCTGAGTTTTTAATGAAACACGATTTGGTAGGTGTTACTCAGGAAGCGTAG
- a CDS encoding RidA family protein, with amino-acid sequence MSRKNILSGSPWEDKMGYCRAVRIGNIVEVAGTVAIVDGENVKADDAYAQTNNIIERIAKVLEEAGCSLNDVIRTRIFTTDIARFDDIARAHGFYFKDIKPTTGIYEIKGLVSPDYLVEIEFTAVIQ; translated from the coding sequence ATGTCAAGAAAAAATATTCTTTCCGGTTCTCCATGGGAAGACAAAATGGGTTACTGCCGTGCAGTCAGAATTGGAAATATCGTAGAAGTTGCCGGCACAGTTGCTATTGTGGATGGTGAAAACGTGAAGGCAGATGATGCTTATGCACAAACCAATAACATCATTGAAAGAATTGCAAAAGTGTTGGAGGAAGCGGGTTGCAGTTTGAATGATGTGATAAGAACCAGGATATTTACCACCGACATTGCCCGTTTTGATGACATTGCGCGTGCACACGGTTTCTATTTTAAAGATATAAAGCCAACAACCGGAATTTATGAGATCAAAGGCCTCGTATCTCCTGACTATTTGGTTGAGATAGAATTTACCGCGGTTATTCAGTAA
- a CDS encoding DUF5723 family protein, which translates to MKKTKYYTALFILFAVQISNAQQIPGLESSNYGGIYRATYNPSVIGGPKHKWQINIGTIGGSINYRYFVFLGKNSLLYPLLAPHSTKELYGRSRTMGSLTYKDPLYLVSEIRWPSASIAIDKYQGLALQFRTRGYVKGNNIPDPIQNLYFRRLDTGNTPSISAQSWGNFNLVQQSFSDVSVTYGIQLLDLESHKLRVGVTGKRVFGARIGYLNANADNFTIRPETGNEESSELVLTNLTYESGYSQVVKKRKLGNLLDPEKYGSGWGYDLGVTYELGSYWKKGKDSYDESPEYLLRLGVSLTDIGSIRYRTTNNRVISGRQDQYVIGQNDLETISDKGPEGFMSLLPAQSDTIFRKNVRLPQAIHLEADIQLVKGFFLNLSGTARYNAGSSEPLDIYQPNSFTITPRFEDEDSDFAFPISFIEGNNRPSIGAVGHFGPVFLGFSNVNGLIKKGGARGSMVYIGVTAWKLNRDKNPNQKKKL; encoded by the coding sequence TTGAAAAAAACGAAATACTACACAGCACTATTCATTTTATTTGCAGTTCAAATTAGTAATGCCCAGCAAATTCCCGGCTTGGAAAGCAGCAATTATGGAGGAATTTACCGCGCAACCTACAATCCATCTGTAATTGGCGGGCCAAAGCACAAATGGCAAATTAATATTGGTACAATCGGAGGCAGTATCAATTACCGTTATTTTGTTTTTCTTGGTAAAAATTCCTTATTATATCCATTGCTGGCGCCGCATTCGACCAAAGAACTGTACGGGCGTTCTCGTACGATGGGATCTCTTACATATAAAGATCCGCTTTATCTGGTGAGTGAAATCCGTTGGCCGTCGGCTTCCATAGCTATTGATAAATACCAGGGTTTGGCATTACAATTCAGGACAAGAGGTTATGTAAAGGGAAATAATATTCCCGACCCGATCCAAAATCTTTACTTCCGCCGCCTTGATACAGGAAATACGCCGTCAATTTCTGCCCAATCGTGGGGGAATTTTAATCTTGTTCAGCAAAGTTTTTCTGATGTTAGTGTTACGTACGGCATCCAGTTACTGGATTTGGAATCGCATAAATTACGTGTAGGAGTTACCGGAAAAAGAGTTTTTGGAGCAAGAATTGGTTATTTGAATGCCAATGCTGACAATTTTACGATTCGCCCGGAAACAGGAAATGAAGAATCCAGCGAACTGGTATTAACAAATCTGACTTATGAAAGTGGTTACAGCCAGGTTGTGAAAAAAAGGAAACTGGGAAATTTACTGGATCCTGAAAAATATGGTTCGGGATGGGGTTATGATCTGGGTGTGACTTATGAACTGGGATCTTATTGGAAAAAGGGTAAAGACAGCTATGACGAAAGCCCCGAATATTTGCTGCGGCTTGGCGTTTCTTTGACGGATATAGGATCCATCCGCTACCGGACCACGAATAACCGCGTAATAAGTGGTCGGCAGGATCAATATGTAATAGGTCAAAATGACCTGGAAACAATCAGTGATAAGGGGCCGGAAGGTTTTATGAGCTTGTTACCTGCACAATCAGATACTATTTTTCGCAAAAATGTCCGCTTACCGCAGGCAATTCATCTGGAAGCGGATATTCAGCTTGTCAAAGGATTTTTCCTGAACTTATCCGGAACAGCACGGTACAATGCCGGAAGTAGTGAACCTCTGGATATTTATCAACCGAATTCATTTACCATAACACCGCGGTTTGAAGACGAAGATTCTGATTTTGCATTTCCTATTTCTTTTATTGAAGGAAATAACCGTCCGTCAATTGGAGCAGTTGGTCATTTCGGGCCTGTATTTTTAGGTTTTAGTAATGTAAACGGATTGATTAAAAAAGGTGGTGCAAGAGGAAGTATGGTTTATATTGGTGTAACAGCATGGAAACTGAACCGGGACAAAAATCCAAACCAGAAGAAGAAATTGTAA
- a CDS encoding RecQ family zinc-binding domain-containing protein, giving the protein MIQYASHTHRCRTLLLLEYFNEFDAKECGVCDICLMNRKSENTRNEELSSAIRSYIEQQMAVTPRDLSLAFENISEKILLQTLKQLIEEEVIHYDSVGKLTLNTQIKS; this is encoded by the coding sequence GTGATACAATACGCATCGCATACACACCGGTGCAGGACTTTATTATTGCTGGAGTATTTTAATGAATTTGATGCAAAAGAATGTGGCGTTTGCGATATATGCCTGATGAACAGGAAAAGTGAAAATACACGCAATGAAGAATTAAGCAGTGCGATCAGGTCTTATATTGAACAGCAAATGGCTGTTACGCCGCGGGATTTGAGCTTGGCTTTTGAAAATATTTCAGAGAAAATTCTTCTGCAAACATTAAAACAGCTCATTGAGGAAGAAGTTATACATTACGATTCAGTCGGGAAACTGACTTTAAATACACAAATCAAGTCTTGA
- a CDS encoding ATP-dependent DNA helicase RecQ encodes MSDIHAVLKQYWGYDQFRPFQEEAIRTVLNGLDTLVLLPTGGGKSICFQVPVMAMNGVCIVVTPLIALMKDQVEQLKKRGISAAAIHSGMNRHEIDITLDNCIHGTTKFLYVSPERLRTDIMIERTKRMTICLLAVDEAHCISSWGYDFRPSYLLISDYRDLLPGVPVIALTATATEEVRADILDKLKMKSARVFKQSFARANLSYSAFMEENKERKLIQILKNVPGTAIVYVRTRKRTKELADSLSRQGIPAQSYHAGLPFRDRTERQMAWIKNQVRVIVATNAFGMGIDKPDVRAVIHFDLPESLEAYYQEAGRAGRDEKKAYAVALFNKIDLEELAESVERKYPSAEIVKRVYQALANYYKIPVGGAEFESFSFDIQDFAGIFGLPVSETHYALKLLEEEGFIQLSENFNDTSKIHFIVDNRQLYDFQIRYGEFDSFIKMLLRLYGGELFTEYVRISESEIAQIYFAPLQEINKKLVFLKERDVIDYEPKRDKPQLTFLTPRYDASLLPLNVYEIEKRRKQTGRKQER; translated from the coding sequence ATGAGTGACATTCATGCCGTTCTGAAGCAATACTGGGGTTATGATCAGTTTCGTCCTTTTCAGGAAGAAGCAATCAGAACGGTTCTTAATGGTCTGGATACGCTTGTGTTGCTGCCGACCGGAGGAGGCAAATCCATTTGCTTTCAGGTGCCTGTAATGGCTATGAATGGCGTATGTATTGTTGTAACGCCTCTCATCGCACTCATGAAAGACCAAGTTGAACAGTTGAAAAAACGTGGTATTTCTGCTGCTGCTATTCACTCGGGAATGAACCGGCACGAGATCGACATTACGCTTGACAATTGTATCCATGGTACCACAAAATTTCTGTACGTGTCGCCGGAGCGTTTAAGAACCGATATCATGATTGAGCGCACCAAGCGTATGACAATCTGCTTACTGGCTGTGGATGAGGCACATTGTATTTCTTCTTGGGGTTATGATTTCCGCCCTTCCTATTTGCTTATTTCTGATTACCGTGATCTGCTTCCCGGCGTACCTGTGATCGCTTTAACAGCAACAGCCACTGAGGAAGTAAGGGCAGATATACTTGACAAGCTGAAAATGAAGTCGGCAAGGGTTTTCAAACAATCTTTTGCCCGTGCTAATTTGTCATATTCCGCTTTTATGGAGGAAAACAAGGAGAGAAAACTGATCCAGATCCTGAAAAATGTCCCCGGAACTGCCATTGTTTATGTTCGAACCAGAAAGCGGACTAAGGAACTTGCGGATTCATTGAGCCGACAAGGAATTCCTGCCCAAAGTTATCATGCAGGGCTACCTTTTCGTGACCGTACTGAAAGACAAATGGCCTGGATAAAAAACCAGGTAAGGGTCATAGTGGCTACCAATGCATTCGGAATGGGAATCGACAAACCGGATGTTCGTGCAGTAATTCATTTCGATTTGCCGGAAAGCCTGGAAGCGTATTATCAGGAAGCAGGAAGAGCCGGCCGTGATGAAAAAAAGGCTTATGCGGTTGCACTTTTTAACAAAATTGACCTGGAAGAACTGGCAGAAAGCGTTGAACGTAAATATCCTTCGGCAGAAATTGTAAAAAGAGTGTATCAGGCCCTGGCTAATTACTATAAAATTCCGGTTGGCGGAGCTGAATTTGAAAGTTTTAGTTTTGACATTCAGGACTTTGCAGGAATTTTCGGTTTGCCGGTCAGCGAAACACATTATGCACTAAAATTGCTTGAAGAAGAAGGGTTTATTCAGCTAAGTGAAAATTTTAACGACACTTCCAAAATACACTTTATCGTTGACAACCGTCAGTTATACGATTTTCAAATACGTTACGGCGAATTTGATTCGTTTATCAAAATGTTGCTCCGGTTATATGGCGGCGAGCTTTTTACAGAATATGTACGGATATCAGAAAGTGAAATTGCACAGATTTACTTTGCACCATTACAGGAAATTAACAAAAAGCTGGTATTTCTGAAAGAGCGGGATGTGATTGATTATGAACCCAAAAGAGACAAGCCTCAGCTTACATTCCTTACTCCCAGATACGATGCTTCCTTACTTCCTTTAAATGTATACGAAATTGAAAAAAGAAGGAAACAGACCGGCAGAAAGCAAGAGCGGTGA